In one Magallana gigas chromosome 7, xbMagGiga1.1, whole genome shotgun sequence genomic region, the following are encoded:
- the LOC105334186 gene encoding uncharacterized protein isoform X1, translating to MDNRSSTVRDNTFGDFEVESDGKLLNTLYRYFPDLQECRTTSLMFQPIRSDSSPEMTVEFEVIRRSTNDVLGTQKMLYIDDDSANGFVIMHQESNLMDTYLVVTRSKNPSDQRPAIDAALIDLNLNPEIFYEKSANYGCETMTEQGFVF from the exons ATGGACAATCGCAGCTCAACAGTTAGAGACAACACGTTTGGTGATTTCGAGGTGGAGAGCGATGGGAAACTTCTGAATACCCTTTATCGATACTTTCC AGACCTCCAAGAATGTCGGACGACAAGTCTTATGTTTCAACCTATCAGATCGGACTCTTCACCAGAGATGACGGTGGAATTCGAGGTCATCCGAAGGTCAACTAACG ACGTACTTGGGACACAGAAAATGTTGTATATTGACGATGATTCCGCAAACGGTTTTGTCATAATGCACCAGGAATCAAACCTAATGGACACATATCTTGTTGTCACTCGATCCAAGAACCCTTCAGACCAAAGGCCTGCCATAGACGCTGCTTTAATAGACCTCAACCTGAAtccagaaatattttatgaGAAATCAGCAAACTATG GTTGCGAAACCATGACTGAACAAGGATTTGTTTTCTAA
- the LOC105334186 gene encoding uncharacterized protein isoform X2, which produces MDNRSSTVRDNTFGDFEVESDGKLLNTLYRYFPDLQECRTTSLMFQPIRSDSSPEMTVEFEVIRRSTNDVLGTQKMLYIDDDSANGFVIMHQESNLMDTYLVVTRSKNPSDQRPAIDAALIDLNLNPEIFYEKSANYGCETMTEQGFDL; this is translated from the exons ATGGACAATCGCAGCTCAACAGTTAGAGACAACACGTTTGGTGATTTCGAGGTGGAGAGCGATGGGAAACTTCTGAATACCCTTTATCGATACTTTCC AGACCTCCAAGAATGTCGGACGACAAGTCTTATGTTTCAACCTATCAGATCGGACTCTTCACCAGAGATGACGGTGGAATTCGAGGTCATCCGAAGGTCAACTAACG ACGTACTTGGGACACAGAAAATGTTGTATATTGACGATGATTCCGCAAACGGTTTTGTCATAATGCACCAGGAATCAAACCTAATGGACACATATCTTGTTGTCACTCGATCCAAGAACCCTTCAGACCAAAGGCCTGCCATAGACGCTGCTTTAATAGACCTCAACCTGAAtccagaaatattttatgaGAAATCAGCAAACTATG